The following proteins are co-located in the Zonotrichia albicollis isolate bZonAlb1 chromosome 1, bZonAlb1.hap1, whole genome shotgun sequence genome:
- the EN2 gene encoding homeobox protein engrailed-2, whose product MEEGGRSPREEAAEPQESGGDAEPGGGGGRRGLLLPPGDPPHPHPHPHRITNFFIDNILRPEFGRRKEAGGPDGEPRRPGAESRRSPAAAPAPGAPLPGGGAGSPGRGEGGPAGLALHGAAKKGGDPAALEAALKARGLSGGDLSVSSDSDSSQASSNAGNQPMLWPAWVYCTRYSDRPSSGPRSRKPKKKNPNKEDKRPRTAFTAEQLQRLKAEFQTNRYLTEQRRQSLAQELGLNESQIKIWFQNKRAKIKKATGSKNSLAVHLMAQGLYNHSTTAKDGKSDSE is encoded by the exons ATGGAGGAGGGCGGCCGGAGCCCCCGGGAGGAGGCGGCCGAGCCGCAGGAGTCCGGCGGCGACGCGgagcccggcggcggcggcgggcggcgggggctgctgctccctcccggTGACCCACCGCACCCCCACCCGCACCCGCACCGCATCACCAACTTCTTCATCGACAACATCCTGCGGCCCGAGTTCGGGCGGAGGAAGGAGGCGGGCGGCCCCGACGGAGAGCCCCGGCGGCCCGGCGCGGAGagccgccgcagccccgccgcggCGCCGGCCCCCGGCGCTCCGCTgcccggcggcggggcgggctcGCCGGGCCGGGGGGAGGGCGGCCCCGCCGGGCTGGCCCTGCACGGCGCCGCCAAGAAGGGGGGGGACCCCGCGGCGCTGGAGGCGGCCCTGAAGGCGCGGGGGCTGAGCGGCGGCGACCTGTCGGTGAGCTCGGACTCGGATAGCTCGCAGGCCAGCTCCAACGCCGGGAACCAGCCCATGCTGTGGCCCGCCTGGGTGTACTGCACGCGGTACTCGGACCGGCCCTCCTCAG GTCCCCGCTCCCGCAAACCAAAGAAGAAGAACCCCAACAAGGAGGACAAGCGGCCTCGCACCGCCTTCACGGCCGAGCAGCTGCAGAGACTCAAGGCCGAGTTCCAGACGAACCGGTACCTGACGGAGCAGCGACggcagagcctggcccaggAGCTCGGGCTCAACGAGTCCCAGATCAAAATCTGGTTCCAGAACAAACGGGCCAAGATCAAGAAGGCGACGGGCAGTAAGAACTCCCTGGCAGTGCACCTCATGGCCCAGGGGCTCTACAACCACTCCACCACGGCGAAAGACGGCAAGTCGGACAGTGAATAG